The Virgibacillus phasianinus genome includes a window with the following:
- a CDS encoding DMT family transporter, with translation MVKRSLRTPFFSFANKEKWMVWLLILLITLIWGYAWVLMKEVLNFMGPFTFSAFRFGTGTVVLLILVYLMRTKAPPKKNWIHLIVLGILQTSIVFLLVMYGLSFVGAGKASVLLYSMPIWSTILAVRFLQEKVTGAKITGLGLGMLGLLMILGWDLWIGQEPKTIVGEILIVVAAMSWGASNVYYRIKLPGVPKLQVNAYQMLFGTIGILIAAFITEWGEPVSLTTESIYYILFTGVLASALCFTVWFMILSMIDTVTATLSTLLVPVFGLFLGWLILGEKLSLGIIIGSICIIVGIIVAQITKK, from the coding sequence ATGGTGAAAAGGAGTCTGCGTACTCCTTTCTTTTCGTTTGCGAACAAAGAGAAATGGATGGTATGGTTACTCATTTTATTAATCACGTTAATTTGGGGCTATGCATGGGTGTTAATGAAGGAAGTACTTAATTTCATGGGACCATTTACGTTTTCTGCGTTTCGGTTCGGAACAGGAACTGTTGTCCTTTTAATCCTTGTTTATTTGATGAGAACCAAGGCTCCACCAAAGAAAAATTGGATCCACTTAATCGTTCTAGGGATTTTACAGACTTCAATCGTTTTCTTGCTCGTTATGTATGGACTTTCCTTCGTTGGTGCTGGGAAAGCTTCTGTACTATTGTATTCGATGCCGATTTGGAGCACTATTTTAGCGGTCAGATTTTTACAGGAAAAAGTAACAGGTGCCAAAATTACCGGACTAGGGCTCGGAATGCTCGGACTCCTGATGATATTGGGCTGGGATTTGTGGATTGGCCAGGAACCCAAAACGATAGTTGGTGAGATTCTAATTGTTGTTGCGGCAATGTCCTGGGGAGCATCCAACGTGTATTACCGGATAAAGCTGCCTGGTGTTCCTAAGCTCCAGGTTAATGCCTATCAAATGTTATTTGGAACTATCGGTATTTTGATTGCGGCGTTCATCACAGAATGGGGAGAGCCGGTCAGCTTAACTACAGAAAGTATTTACTATATTTTATTTACAGGAGTATTGGCTTCGGCACTGTGCTTCACGGTATGGTTCATGATTCTAAGTATGATTGATACAGTGACAGCCACGTTATCCACATTGCTTGTGCCGGTATTTGGCCTGTTTTTAGGATGGCTTATTCTGGGTGAGAAATTATCGTTGGGCATTATTATTGGTTCGATATGCATTATCGTTGGTATTATTGTTGCGCAGATAACTAAAAAATAG